The Candidatus Methylomirabilota bacterium nucleotide sequence GGAGCTGTACGACCCCGGCACGGGCAGCTGGAGCGCGACCGGCAGCATGACGACGGCTCGCGTATTCCACAGCGCGACGCTCCTCCCATCCGGCACGGTGCTCGTCGCCGGCGGTTTCAACGGCCCGGTTCTGGCCTCAGCGGAGCTCTACGACCCCGGCACGGGCAGCTGGAGCGCGACCGGCAGCATGACCACGGCTCGCTACGCCCACACCGCGACGCTGCTCCTATCCGGCACGGTGCTCGTCGCCGGCGGTTCCGGCGGCGCGTCTCTGGCCTCAGCGGAGCTCTATACGTTCATT carries:
- a CDS encoding kelch repeat-containing protein, with amino-acid sequence ELYDPGTGSWSATGSMTTARVFHSATLLPSGTVLVAGGFNGPVLASAELYDPGTGSWSATGSMTTARYAHTATLLLSGTVLVAGGSGGASLASAELYTFILPGCDTNGNGNDNGNCNQ